A stretch of DNA from Equus asinus isolate D_3611 breed Donkey chromosome 20, EquAss-T2T_v2, whole genome shotgun sequence:
GCAGCAAAGATCCCGACCCTCTGGGTTATAGTGGACCAACCACAGTCTGAGTTTGGCCCAGTGAAGAGATTCATTCAACCCAACTTAAGCCCAGGCACCTGAAACTCGATAAAACAAGCAGTTGTCTTGCCCCTTTGTGGTAAAAGAATTCTGGAAACCTCTTGACTAAGAAATCCCCAATATAGAAGTCAGAGTCACACTTGTATGTACACTAATAGGTCTACAACACCAGGACACTCGTCATCCCCCCTGGGGTTCTGCCACTACTGATAGTGACCATGGCACTTCTCACAGGATCCAGTGCTGTGCTCTCCAACAAGGCATTCGATGGAAGTTTCCCCTCCCCTGTGGGTCTCAGGCTCCTAGAGCACAGACTGGCTTCCTGAGATCAGTTGAAGTCATAGTACAAGTGGAAgcacctacgactagaatatacaactatgtattggggggctttagggagaagaagaagaaaagatttgcaacagatgttagctcagagccaattttttttttttaaactgagaaaaattttttattagttgcagtaacattggattataacattatatagctttcagatgtacatcataatgtatttcaaattctgtgtagattacatcatgttccccaaaaactaattatagtccatcccctcacatgtgtacctagtcaccccttttgccctcctccccccttcccctgtggtaaccactaatccaatctccattgctatgtgtttgtttgtccttgtttttatcttctacttatgagtgagatcatagggtatttgactttctccctctgacttagttCACTCAGCATAAATACCCTccaggaccatccatgttgtcacaaatggtcagatttcatcatttcttatggctgagtagtactccattgtgtatatataccacatcttctttatccattggtcccttttttttttaaagattttattttttcctttttctccccaaagccgcccagtacatagttatatattcttcgttgtgcgtccttctatttgtggcatgtgggacgccacctcagcgtggtttgatgagcagtgccatgtccgcgcccaggattcgaaccaacgaaacactgggctgcctgcagtggagtgggcgaacttaaccactcggccacggggccagcccctccattggtcccttgatggacatgtaggttgcttccaagtcttggctgttgtgtataatgctgcagtgaacataggggtgcacgtatctttatgcctctgcgttttcaagttcttttataaatagccagcagtgggatagctggatcatatggtggatctattcttaactttctgaggatactctatactgctttccatagtggctgcaccagtttgcactcccaccagcagtgtaggagggttcccttcctgccacatcttctccaacacttatttctggtcttgttgattatagccattctgaccagagtgaggtgatacctcattgtagtttcgatttgcatttctcagggccagtcttgaaagaaaaataacttgaaGTCAGTTGAATGAGAGATGTCCTGTTTCAGTCAAAAGGGATGAATTGTAATGAGTCTGTCTCCATCcgtttttaaaaagacaagagttttcagtttacagaaaaattgatcaGAATTTACAGTTTCCACATAACCCTTCTCTCTGCATCCACACAGTTGGCACTCTTTTTCACATTTGGTATTACTGTGGTACATTTCTTACAATTTCCAAGCCCATATGGATGCATTACAGTGCACGGTGCACATTAGCATTGACTCTGTGTGTTACACACTGTGGGTTTTGGCAAATGTGTACTGACGTGGACCCATCATTTCTGTATCATGGAGTGTAGTTTCAGTTCCCTACAactcccctgtgctccacctattgactcatccctccctccaaccTCCAAATCCTTCACAAGCAAAGATCTTTCTAATGCTtcatacttttgtcttttccagaacgtcatatgCTTGGAATCACACACTGCAGAGCTTTGTCCTACTAGCTTCTTTACTTAGCAATAGACTTGTAAGCTTCCTCCGTGTGTTTCCATGGCTTGATACCTCACTTCTTTTTATCATTGGACGATGTTTCATTGTTTGGATGCACCACTGATTGACTGTTCGATacttgaaggacatcttgttgaAAATTCTAACTCttgccaattatgaataaagtgctTCTAAACATTCTTATGTAGGTTTTGTGCGAACATAAGGTTTCAGCTCATTAGGGAAAATACCACGGAGCGTGATTGCTGGCTCTTACTCTATGTAGTGACAGTGTATTTTATTCTGAAAGGAGGTTCCTGTCTTGCAGTGTGTGTGTTCCAAATCCCGTTTCCACCTGTGATGAACTAGGATTCCCTTAGTTTTGCATCTTCACCGATATTTGCTGTTCTGAATATTTTTACCCTTTTAATAAGTGTTTAGTGATCCccattgttttctttgcaatttcctaatgacatTTGATGTGGAGCATGTTTCATATTGCTTATTTCCCATCTAGATCTCTCCTTCAGTGAGCTGTCtgcagatcttttgcccattttttaattgcatgttTTTCCTCTTACTATTACagtttaagaattctttgcatattttatatGCCAATCACTTGTCCAATAAATGTTTTAGAGAGATTTTCTCTTACTCTGAATTGGTGTTGATCTTCTCTTTACACCATCGTTTTCAGAGGAGGAGTTTTTCGTTTGacttaaaattgtaaaatttttggttttttcttttgtggactGTGCTTGTTGGctttctttgtgaaaattcatcaacaAACACAAGATCATCCAGACTTTCTTCTGTGTTATCTTGTAGGAGTTTATTCCTttggcattttacatttaaatttatgatgtgttttaacttaattttcatgaaaagtGTGAGGCCGTGTCTgcatttgttttgtgtgtgtgtatgtggatatCCATTATTTCTACCActgtttgtttaaaatactttttcgTTTGAAtcacttttccttctttgtcaaagatcagttgactctaTTCGTGTGGGTCTAGAAGGAGAGCAAACTTGCTGTACTCTCTTATTAATCCCAGGAGTCGTTTCTGTCATTGTGAGTTCTTCCAGTTGTTGCGTAGAGACAGTCATATAATATGGAACAAACACCATGAATTCAGCTACAGGATTTGTGAAGATGTTCTTTCTCAAGAAGTGGAGGTTCCCCTCTATTACtagtttatcataaatggatgttgcattTTCTCAGGTCTTGTTTTAtattcctttcccctcctttcctttgtgatattagtaatttctgtcttttctctttatcttgactagatatttatcaattttattggtcTTGACAAACAagcagcttttttcttctaattttctccattgatttcccACAGtgacatttatttcctttcttattttattatttcttttattgtgcttgctttgggtttaacttgctcttctttttattctttgctaaGGTACATGCTTCCATTAGTGATTAGAGATCTTTGATTTTTTCCAGTCTCTTTGTTTGATGGCATAAATTGCTGCCTAGATACTGCTTTCGCTACATCCAAGAACCTTTGCTATgctgtgttttcatgtttttaattcaaaattatttttcttttttcttgagacTTCTAGTTTGATACtatgtattatttagaaatgtgtttttgAAGGAGCACACATGAGGGAGTTTTCCAACTATCGCTGATATTGCCTTCTAGAGGAATGCTTATGTGGTGTGAGAGgctattttgtatgatttctgttctttcaaatttgttaaggtgtgctttATGTCTCAGAATGTGGTTTGttctggtgaatgttccatgtgaacctgagaagaatgtatattctgctgttctgTGAAGTATTCCACAGATTACAGTGAAACCCAGCAGTTTCGCAGGGCTGTTCATTGCACGTCTGTCCTTCCTCACTTCCTGCCTACTGAAATGTCTAATTCCGGATGAGGGGGTGTTGACTTCTACAGCTGTGGTACtggatttgtctctttctcctgcatTCGGTCAGTTCCTCCCTGAGGTGTGTTGCCCCTCTGTTGTTAGGCAGGTACACATGCAGCGTTGCTGTGCCTTCTCAGAGAATAGGCCCCTTTATCCGTACCTGCTGCCCCTCTATCtctgcatcttcctcagtttgaaATCTGCATTGTCTATAATGTCTATTCCTCTGGCAGCTTCCTTTGGATTCATGTTGGCATGGTCtgtttttctccatccttttacccTTCGTCTGTCTGACTTTATACCTagagtgggtttcttgtagacaacatataattgtttttgctgttttttttttaaagatggcacctgagctaacaaccgttgccaatcttttttcttttttcctgctttttctccccaaatccccccagtatatagttgtatattttagttctggtccttctagttgtggtacgtgggacgctgcctcaacatggcctgatgtgtgatgccgtgtccgtgcccagaatcggaaccccgggccactgaagcagagtgcacgaacttaaccattcggccacgtgACCGTCCCCTATAAtggtatttttttcaaatctgcTACTGTCTCTTTCAGTTACAATGACACAATTGATGATTAAAGTGTGGTTGTTGATTCAGTTGGATtgatatttatgaaaatttgtactttctgcatttttacccttgtttgtttttgtctttttgctacCTTCTCTGGCTAAAATTGAGCATttattgtaattctttttttcccctctcttagAATATCAGTTACacgctttttaaaaaacacactttaGTGGCTGCCCTTGAATTTTCAGcatacatttacaactaacccACCCCTCTGCCAAGTAACACTATGCCACTTCACTGTGTCCAAGTACCCCTTAACACACTGTCCCCAATTTTCCTTTCCCTGTGTCTTGTCACATTGCTGTCATGTATTTCACTTGTCCATAAGCTTCTCATTACCAAATACGTTGTTGCTAACATTAGTTTAAACCAAGTGTCATCTGTTGTATTAAttataagaaacataaaagatgtttcccctccttttttctccttctaatcCCCTGCTTTTATCATTTACATTCTTTCTGGTAAACTTTCGAACAAGTTCCTTCAAAGTATGTGTACTCAGGATGAATTTCCTCAAATTGTGTctcagaaagtctttatttcttccttgtactgaaggataattttgcttgaCCGAATTCTGGGAAAGTGGGTTTCATATTCAACACTTCAAATCTTTCAGTCTCCTCTGTTCTTATTGCATGGGTTTTCAGAAGAAGGGCAATTTAAGTCAAATTTTGTGTCTTTCTGTCGAAGGTGTGTTTCTTCTGTGGCATTTTTCAGGACATTCTCTGTCTGTGATGTGTCTCTAGTTTCAGCGTGATGCCCTTGGTTGTGCACTTTGTACTTTATTGTAGTTAGTGTTCTGTGAGCTTCCTGGATGGACGGTGTGCTGGCTatcattaattttatgttattttggtCATTACTACTTCAcattttcctctgtctctctcttcccttcttttgcTTCATGTTTTCCCATTACGTGGGTTTTAAACCTTCCATTAAAGAGGCTGTCCTAGGCTTCATGGAAATTGGGTgctgtcttttttgttatttttgcccTTGCATTAGATTCTGGggaaatagtttcttttttagtACAGGCCTTATTAAGAACAGAACATGTGGGACATATTTCAAAATGCCAtctcttttttcatctttcccaACTTTGCAGACACTAGTTTGTCTGATGACCTTAAGGCTCTCCTGGATCTAAGAAGGGTTGTTCATGtcaagtttgttcattttcttcttatgaGATCAAGAATGACAGCTTCTAAGCTCCTTAAGTGCAGGATCAGAAGTGGGCAGGGCATCATCTAGAGTGGGTGGTCGGGAAAGACTTCCTCTTGAAGtgggagaaaggaaattttatgttcttttggaGGAAACCACTGTTAAATCCTTcatgtattttataatcattGGCAAATTTAACATCAAACTATTGTGGGCTGCAAGGAGCTCCCTTGCAATCTGCAGCTCTCtattttttgtgttctttaaaggttgccacctgaggggccaaccccgtggccgagtggttaagttcacgtgctccacttcggcggcccagggcttcccggttcaaatcctgggcgcagacttggcaccactcatcaggccatgctggggcggcatcccacatgtcacaactggaaggacccacaactaaaaatacacaactatgtactagggggctttggggagaaaatggaaaagtaaaatctttaaaaaaaagaaaagattgccacctgagttaacaactcttgccaatcttcttctttttttttcccctgctttttctcccccaaccccccagtacatagttgtatattgtagttgtgagtgcctctggtattggtatgtgggacactgcctcagcattgcctaatgagcggtgctgtgtcctaagtggagtgcatgaacttaaccactcagccacggggccagccgcaATCTGCAGCTCTTAACCTACCCGTCAAGGTGAACAAAGCTCAGGGTACAGTTTGCATGTGACCAGAAAGAGCtcttatgacacttgtctcagagTGTGTTATAAAAATGGTGAGAAGTAGCTTTGAGGCCCATGAGTCTAGCGATCTTGTGGTCTAAATTTTCATGGCTTCTTCCTTGTGCCTGAGCTCTCAGTTCATAATAATTCCAGCCCCATCAATGCATACAGCATGACAAAGGTAGAACTGAGTCCATGATCAATATTTCACAAGTTAAAAACAGTGTTTCACCACAAGAATATTTACATTCAGCCAGCGGCATTTGATTACCTGTAATGGCCTGGAGTCCTTTAGGACAATGTGGGCAGCTGGGCTTGGTGAAATTTAGATTTTCACAGGCCTCCTGAACTCTCAGTGTGATGATTGGAGCAGACCAAAAAGCTTCCAGTTGTTCACTACGTTTCTATTCAGTGACACATCCCGTagatttctccctctgcctcatggAGTGCGGCAACCAGTGGGTAATATGGAAGAAGATGAAAGAGGTTTTTTTACGAGGGATGATTGGTCCAcaaatgataatatttgtttCATTGGTATAGCATTTCTGTCATTTCTCAACCCATTCTGGAACTTGTTATTAGAGAGAAACGGGATGTAATGTCATCACAGTAAAACTGTGTAAATATTTCCATGTGTTCATAATATTGTTAAATTGATGAGCATTGTGTACAGAAAAAAGTGAGTTTGTGCTGATCACAACATGGAATGAATGGTTGGAAATAATAGAATCCCATGTTACCTTCGTAGAATTGGCATATAGAGCCCAGTGCTGTCAGTCTTATGCATCCTGCCCTATACACATTGTGGTGTTTTAGGAGTCAGTGGTCATTGAGGACGTGGTTGTGAACTTcaccccagaggagtgggcttTAGCGGATCCTTCACGGAAGAAActctacagagatgtgatgtgggAAACCTTCAGGCACCTGGCCTCAGTAGGTAAGAACGAGGACATTCCTTCACTACATCAATGAAAGAACAAGTGCTGCTTGACCATCAGGAGTGTTCtaaggggctgacccagtggcaaggtggttaagttcgcacattccgcttcggcagcctggcatttgccagttcagatcctgggtgtggacatggcaccgcgtggcaagccgtgctgtggtagccgtcccacatataaagtagagggagatgggcatggatgttagctcaaggccagtcttcctcagtaaaaagaggaggattgatggcagatgttagctcagggctaaccttcgtcaaaaaatagaaaaagaatgttCTGAGATGTAGAAGGTGGAAAGGGGAGGTTAGTAAATAAAGTAGACATGGCCATAGATTATCAAATACTTAGAATCTACagctttttctataatttttaatatttggaatAAACTTTCTGGGTCTGCATTTGAGGAATAACTTGGGAAGATCATGATATTAAAGATTAGTGCCAAGATGAGGGGACAAAACTATGGTGAGTGACACAGTAGAAATTTCTGTCTCATGTAAGATTCTTTGTATggtaagaaatttttttaaaaaacagaaaacaacgcTTCCTTCAAATTTAGGTATTCTTAGATAATTTTCACCAAGTATAATTAGTGAAATGTGATGAAGAGGTTcactttttgcaaaatatttcacttagaaatagTATTAATGAACCCTATCTATGAATATCACTGATTGGATAATAGCAAGGGGGAAGTCCTCTTGCAGAACATTCAGTATATTTAACTTCAGAGAattcacagaaggaagaaaacataaacattccctataaatcataataaacataagaaatataaaatcatcaATAGAGAAATCACTAACAATGTGCTTCTCATTTTTACAGAAAGCATAGGGTAGGGAGACTGTGAAAGTGAAGAGGGTAGTCAGTGTGGAGAAAACGTCAGCCTTCTTCCAAATCTCAGTCtgaacaagaaaactacaggagcTAAACCATGGGGATGCAGTGCATGTGGAAGAGTCTTCACGCATCATTCATTGCTTAAAACGCACATTAGATGTCACGCTGAACATAAAACATATGAGTATCAAAAATATGGAGAGAAGCCATATCAacgtaaggaatgtgggaaagccttcacttATCTCACTTTAGTTCAAtcacatgaaagaactcatactggagagaaaccctatgaatgtaaacaatgcagtaaagcattcacttgttACAGTTATCTTCAAgtacatgaaagaattcatacggGAGAGAAACCATATGGATGTAAGAGGTGCAGTAAAGCATTCGCTTCATCCAGTTACCTTCgaatacatgaaagaactcacgctggagagaagccctttaaatgtaaaatgtgcaGTAAAGCCTTCATTTCTACTATTTCTCTCGCAACACAtggaagaactcacactggagggAAACCCTACGAATGTAAAAAATGTGGTAAAGCATTCGCTTCTTCCAGTTATCTTCGAATACAtggaagaattcatactggagagaaaccctatgaatgtaaaaaatgcagtaaagtaTTTATTTGTTCCAATAATCGAGTCCATGAAAGAAGTcgcactggagagaaaccctttgaatgtaaaATCTGTGGTAAAGCCTTCAGTTATAACAGTTCTCTTTCAAggcatgaaagaattcatacaagagagaaaccctatgaatttAAAACATGCAGTAGAGTATTCaccttttccagttctcttgaaaaacattaaagaactcatactggagagaaaacGTCATGAACGTCAGGAAAGTGAGATAGGCTTTATTTCTCATGCAGACTTTTGAGGATATGCACAAATGCACACGAGAGGATAAACCATGTAGACATAAACAGTTTGGGATAGATTTTGTCATCCCAGTTCTTCCTGAAGGCATGAAAGGACTCACTTGATAAAATGTCTTGAATGTAAACAGCATGAGAAAGACTTCAGTTGGCCTACATCTTTCTGTGTGAAActcccaccaaaaagaaatgtaaaggtAAGTCCTATGAAAAAGCTTCATGGAATTTAATTTGTATGTGAGCTTCTAGAAAACTTTCAACAGGAAAGAATTGTTATAAAAGTAGTAAGTAGATTGTATTTATCAAACTTCTTTCTTAAAGTGCAACATTGGACTGTGGATTTCTATTAATTACTTCAGAAATGAATATTGAGGTGAGATTATTCTGCTAGTCATCCttcataaatagtaaataaaattcaTAGGTAATGCTTTTCCCTTAAATCAGttaataattttttatctttacttttttttataatgttttaatttttctctgttaagGGGCCATTGAAAAGTGACAGTTGGTATTTGTTGTGATTTTCTTAGTGGCCTTGTATTTACAGTTCCTGCATGTGCCTCATCCATTGTACATATTGTACATGTTTCAGAGAAAGCTCCTTTttgggggtggtgggtggaggagcctgtttttattttctgtactattAAACAGTTGGAAAAAATTATGTGTGGCAAGTTTATCCAAGAATGTACTTCCTGtgaattattttcctatttgggCCTTTGCTCTTTGTCCTTCCTTCTGACTGGCATTTGGTGAATAGACTTTGAATTAAGTAGAGGCCTGTGGCAGGGTAACAAAATCTAGAGCTGGACACATCACCCCTGTACTGCATCATGTCAGTGAGGGTAATCTGAAGAGCTAGATCTTTAAGAATCCATCCCCTTTATGTGCCATGTTGGAATTGCCCAATGGCCTCACTTAcatgagatttggaaggcagaagcaCACAAGGCCTTAGGCAGATTTTTGAGTGGCGACACAGGGAGGGACACAGTTACATATGAGCTTCAAGGACACCACCTTCCATCCCTTTTTCTGGATTCTTTGCCCTTCTTGTCAAGAGTATCTTGAAAACCACCAATAGCTAGTTGATTTCCATATTGTTAGAGATGCATTTTCCACCAGTTTTACATCAAAGATCCATTCGAGTTAGGGTCTTTCTGTAAGGCCTCTTGTGTCCACCAGGAAGCTAATTCAGACCTTTGTGGGTGGGAGTATTGTCTGATTCCTCTTTTCTCTAGATGATAATGGAATAAGGTCTGATGTGTATAGGAAACACCTTGTGCTGTTGATAGTGCTAGTgagcacattttcctgcttcaccATGGCATCTACAATGGGACATAAACAGAAGCACCTGCGAGTTTGTTTCCCTGCTGCGTTGTGCAGTGGCTGCCTTGACCCAGTTGTTCCATGTGAGAACAATCACCTTGCGTGTGCTGGGAAGACTGTGTTTCCTGTTACTTGTAGCTTGAATGGATTCCCTCGACGGCAAATAGGCTTGGTAGGCCCATCCCCCACCTTGGGCTACTTGGTGTGCTCATACCATGGTAGAACTTGATATGGACAAATTACTCATGCCGTCATACATTACCCTGCTGAAGCCAAAATGCAAGGACTTGCCAAGATGCTCTAAATTTATTGATATTATCAGCTCAATCCTGAAAAGAGGAAACACGGGGCTCTCGAATAGGTTGTTCAGTGGACATTTTCCCTCTTCTACCACTGCAGGCTACCCCCCTCCTAGGATGGTCTAATGGCCTCCTCAGGCCAATTTGCTTTTTTCTCAGTGGGCCTTCCTGCTGTTGGAGGCAGTGATTAGACTCAATCCCAGTCTTCGGGGCTCATTGCTTTGTTGTCATCATCAGGCTCAGTGGCAACTGATAAATAGAGGCCTTTCCCTGCTGGACGTTCCAGCCAGAACTGTCACTCCTGCAGGTCTCTGGTTTATTGTAACAGTGCACCCTGGCCACCACTGTCATATCCTGCTGCCAGGTCTTCCCCTCACATCGCCTGTGGTCTATGTTCCCTGCGTGTCGATACTTCATTTGGGGCACCTCCTTCAAAACCCCTCTGGCTCATCACATACGGATGTGCTGTTTTCCTACCATTTGCACTAATGTGTGCATTGTCATGGGAGTCACTGCTACTGACCCGGGCACACATGACGTCATCTTTCCTTTCCTGACAATCAAGAAATGTCCAAAACACTCAAAATACATGTAGCAGACAGCTAGTGTTTGAGATGTTTCCCTGAAGGAAAACTCCCTGGCAGCCGTGGTAGCTGCTCACTATTTGGCTTTAAAGTATTTATTACCCATCTGGGGAGAGCTCTCTTCCTCTAATAGGCCTGCCTGTGGTTTGTGGGTAGGAAGCTGACACCAGTATCACAACAAATGAGACAacagattaaaataatatcacttaaatatttgaacagaGTTCTGGAAACATACTTACACGTTTCTGGATCCCTCCACACATTTGGATGACTTGATTCAAATCGTTTTTGGGGCTTTGTCATCTTAAATATGTTTGCACTTTTCACATAGCTGTTTAAGTAGTATTCAAAGCAAAGTTATTTGAATAGTGGCATGATTCAGTCAACCAACCTCAGGAGTGAACGCTAATAAAGACACTGACCTCATTTTCAACATTTGACTCTCAATCAGCTGTAGACGCCTGCTCACCCTGTAGGATCACAACGGTAAACAAGTGATGAAGGTTGACACGTGCCCCTTTGCTTTATGTGTCTGCAGATGGGAGGCTCAGACCTGTAAATCCTGAAGCCTCTAAACCTGCACATCTTAAATAGCCAGCCTGTGGTCCTTTGCACAAGCCACATGAAAAAGCTTTCCCTTGGCCTATTCTCTTTAGAAAGTATTTTGGAGTAATAAACTTTTGTATGAACTTATTGCATGTGGCAACATAGTTCTGACATCTTGCCTGAAGGTACAGTATTAATCCTGCCCCCAAAATGGCAATGATGAAACAGAAGGTAGCTCATGGAAAATGTCTTTCTCATAATGCACAGGAGCTCAGTGTAGGGAATTCTTAGAAGCAGTATAGGAAAATGAAGCTAAagtatcagcagaaaaaggactattttatcTATGGGAcgttttatacaaatctcatggtaaccacaaaacaaaaatttagagcAGAGGAAGCaagcattaaaaaagaggaaactgagaaaaacatcattggaaaccacaaagtaaaatggcagacagaaacacaagggaaaaggaaaactgGAGATATAGaccaattagaaaacaaaaggcagaatGGCACCAGTAAGTCCTCCCCGATCAGTAATCAGCCTAAATGTAAATGATTGAAATCACCAGTCAAAAGGCCCAGAGTGGCCGCATGGAGTAAAAGACATGACCCGACTCTCCGCTGCCTCCAGGACACTCAGCTCAGCTCTAAAGACCAACAcgggctcaaagtgaaggggcAGAAGAGGAGCCTCCAGGCAAATGGCAGCCAAAAGAAAGGGGGTGTGTCCATACTGACATCAGCAAATAGACTCCAACCCCAAAACAGTAACCGCAGAGATGgacattatatagtgataaaggGGATAAcccatcaggaagacataacagtTAATAATCTATGTGCACCCAACACGGGAACACTCAAATATATACAGCACCCATTAGCAGACCTCAAGGCAGCAATGGGATAATAGGGGACTTTAACTCCCCACATACATCAGTGGGTAGGTCAGccaggcagaaagtcaacaagcAAACATTGGCGTTAAACGAAACACATTAACAGACACACTTCCTAGATATATACAGACCGTTCCATCCAAAGGCAGCAGAATACCATCCtcctcaagtgcacgtggaacatttgTGTTGGgacacaaagcaagtctcaataaatttaagaagactgaaatcacatcaaaaatctattctgaccacaatggtatgaaaccagaGGTCAACTATGGGAAGAAAGCTGGAGAAATCACAAATCTGTGGAGAGAAAACAACAGGCTGCTGAACAACTACTGAGTCAGTGTTGTCacagatgaaatcttgccatttgtgacatcatGGATAGATGtggagggtgttatgctaagtgaaataagtccgaaggagaaagaaaaatgccgTATGTTTTCCTCACGTGGAgtataaagcaaaaacaaactcaaGCCCTGTCACCC
This window harbors:
- the LOC139039770 gene encoding zinc finger protein 709-like; this encodes MTLLYSVGTGSVKALRHQEGQVDPPVEIGCKSDADPEEKVFSEDGGATVGGRSEVCGNESVVIEDVVVNFTPEEWALADPSRKKLYRDVMWETFRHLASGDCESEEGSQCGENVSLLPNLSLNKKTTGAKPWGCSACGRVFTHHSLLKTHIRCHAEHKTYEYQKYGEKPYQRKECGKAFTYLTLVQSHERTHTGEKPYECKQCSKAFTCYSYLQVHERIHTGEKPYGCKRCSKAFASSSYLRIHERTHAGEKPFKCKMCSKAFISTISLATHGRTHTGGKPYECKKCGKAFASSSYLRIHGRIHTGEKPYECKKCSKVFICSNNRVHERSRTGEKPFECKICGKAFSYNSSLSRHERIHTREKPYEFKTCSRVFTFSSSLEKH